Within Amycolatopsis sp. cg5, the genomic segment CGCAGACGCTCGCGAACCTGTACCTCGCGCTCGAGAACAACCTCACGATCATCCCGGTGCTGAACAAGATCGACCTCCCGTCCGCCGACCCGGACAAGTACGCCGCCGAGATCGCGCACATCATCGGCTGCGAGCCGGACGATGTGCTGCGCGTTTCCGCGAAGACCGGCGCCGGTGTCGGCGAGCTCCTCGACGCGGTCGTCAAGCAGGTGCCCGCCCCGCAGGGTGACGCCGACGCGCCCGCCCGCGCGATGATCTTCGACTCGGTCTACGACACCTACCGCGGCGTCGTCACCTACATCAGGGTCGTCGACGGCAAGATCACCCCGCGCGAGCGGATCAAGATGATGTCCACCGGCGCCACCCACGAGCTGCTGGAAGTCGGCATCATCTCGCCGGAACCCAAGCCCAGCAAGGGACTCGGCGTCGGCGAGGTGGGTTACCTCATCACCGGCGTGAAGGACGTCCGCCAGTCGAAGGTCGGTGACACGGTCACCTCCGAGCGCCACGGCGCGAAGGAGGCGCTCGCCGGGTACCGCGAGCCGAAGCCGATGGTCTACTCCGGTCTGTACCCGGTGGACGGCTCGGACTACCCCGAACTGCGTGAGGCGCTCGACAAGCTCCAGCTGAACGACGCGGCGCTGACCTACGAGCCGGAAACCTCGGTGGCGCTGGGCTTCGGCTTCCGCTGTGGCTTCCTCGGCCTGCTGCACCTGGAGATCACCCGCGACCGCCTGGAGCGCGAGTTCGGGCTCGACCTCATTTCGACCGCGCCGAACGTCGTCTACCGCGTCGTGCTCGAAGACGGCAACGAGGTCATCGTGACGAACCCGTCCGACTGGCCGACCGGGCTCAAGATCTCCGAGGTGCACGAGCCGGTCTCGAAGGTGAGCATCCTGGCGCCGTCGGAGTTCGTCGGCACGATCATGGAGCTTTGCCAGACCAAGCGCGGCGTGCTGCTGGGCATGGACTACCTGTCCGAGGAGCGCGTCGAGCTGCGCTACAACCTGCCGCTCGCCGAGATCATCTTCGACTTCTTCGACACGCTCAAGTCGCGCACGCGTGGCTACGCCTCGCTTGACTACGAAGAGGCCGGCGAGCAGATCGCCGACCTCGTCAAGGTCGACATCCTGCTGCAGGGCGAGACCGTCGACGCGTTCTCCGCGATCGTCCACAAGGACGCCGCGTACGGCTACGGCAACCGGATGGCCACGCGCCTGCGCGAGCTCATCCCGCGCCAGCAGTTCGAGGTCCCGATCCAGGCGGCCATCGGCTCACGCATCATCGCCAGGGAAACGATTCGCGCGATCCGCAAGGACGTGCTCGCGAAGTGTTACGGCGGTGACATCTCGCGTAAGCGCAAGCTGCTGGAAAAGCAGAAGGAAGGCAAGAAGCGGATGAAAACCGTTGGGCGCGTTGAGGTTCCGCAGGAAGCCTTCGTCGCCGCACTGTCCACTGAGGAACCCAAGGGCAAGAAGTAAGGTTCCTTCGAGAAGGCCCCCCCGATCACTCTTTCGGGGGGCCTTTTGCATGTGTTCCTCCACCGGCCCCGTTCTTGTCGGTGCTCCGTGATGTGCTCTGGTCAAAGCAAAAGAAGGAGAGCACCATGACAGTCATGACGGACAGCCAGTACCTGCCACCCAGGCCCGGCCCGATGACGGTGCACGACCTGGAGGGACTGCCGGACGATGGACGGCGCTACGAGCTCGTCGACGGGACACTGCTCGTGAGCCCCGCGCCAGGACGAAGACATCAGAAGGCGTCAGCGCGCCTCTACGGCGTGCTCGAGGCCGCCTGCCCGCCGCAATTCGACGTGCTCGCCGCGCCTTTCGCCGTGCGTTCCGGTGACAAGGTCGAACTGCAGCCGGATTTGCTGGTTGGCTGGGAAAGCGAGTTCACGGAAAGGAATCTTCCGACCGCGCCGGTACTCGCGGTGGAAGTGCTTTCGCCGAGCACCGCCTTGCATGACCTGAACACCAAGAAAGCCCTCTACCAAAGGCTTGGAGTCCGTAGTTACTGGGTGATCGATCCGGACGAGCCCGCGCTGACCGTGTTCGAGCTGAATGAGGAAGGTGTGTATCAGCAGGTGGCCAAAGCAGCGGGTGACGAGCCGTTCGTGGCGATCCGGCCATTCCCGGTGCGCGTGATCCCGAACGATTTGCTGGGGAGGCTTTCCGAAAGCTGACCGTCCACGATCTGGGCATGTTTGCGGTCATGCGCATATCGCAGTGCACTCAAGGGCGTCCACCTGGCCGAATAACAGGGATGTGTGCGCGATGTCCGTCACCGACGAGCTGCTAGCCAACAACGCCCGCTACACCGAGTCTTTCTCCGGCCCGCTGCCTTTGCCGCCGTCCAAGCACGTCGCGGTCGTCGCGTGCATGGACGCCAGGATCAACGTCTACGGTGTGCTCGGCCTCAACGAGGGTGAGGCGCACGTGATCCGCAACGCCGGTGGCGTGGTGACCGAGGACGAGATCCGCTCGCTCGCGATCAGCCAGCGATTGCTGGGCACCGAGGAGATCATCCTCATCCACCACACCGACTGCGGCATGCTCACCTTCACCGACGACGAGTTCAAGAACTCCATTCAGGAAGACGTCGGCGTCAAGCCGTCCTGGGCCGCCGAAGCGTTCTCGGACTTGGAGACCGACGTCCGGCAGTCCGTCGCCCGCATCAAGAACAGCCCGTTCGTGCCGAAGAAAGACCACATCCGCGGCTTTGTCTTCGACGTCGCCACCGGCAAGCTCAACGAAGTCGTCTAAGCCTTGAGGCGCAAGGGATCGTGAGCGTTGCGGGCGGTTGGAACTTAAGGATCGGGCCGGTTGGGTCAAGTCAGCGCTCGGCGGGTGCCGCAGGGGCGGGTTGAACGTTGTGAACGGGGCGTATGCAACGTTCAACGTTGCATACGCTCCGCTCATTACGTCCATCTCTACCCGAAAAGCGAACAAATACGCTAATTCGGGACAAAAGTCAGCGACTTGGGTCGTGTGCGGACGTTGGCTGGCTGGTGATCGCGCCGTTGACGGTGGTCCGACCGTCGCGAAACCCGAGTTTGGGCCAGTGGATGGCCCAAACTCGGGTTTCGCGTGCCCACGCGTCGATGTGACAACGCAAGCCGAGTCTTAGTTACCCGGCATTGGGTTAGAACCGCCCGCAAAGCTCACGAGTCCCGAGGGACAGCCGCTAGTTTTCCCTTGGCGGGAAAGGCGAGAGGGCCTAGCCGGTGATGGCGGTGAGGGCGGGCAGGTAGCCGCTGCGGTGGCCTGCCGTGTTCGGGTGGTAGGACTCGTCGAGCTTGCTCCACTCCAGGCTGGTGAGCCACGGGGTCGGCGTGCAGATGCCGTGGCCGTCGAAGGCGGTGCGACCGTCGAGGAAGGTGAAGCCGGCGTCGGCGGCGCGGACGGCGGTGATCTCGGCGATCACGTCGGCGGCGGAGTTGAGGGCGGTGCGTTCGGTGTCGCTGAGGCCGAAGATGCCGCAGTTGCCGCCGATCTTGTACATGCGCGGGTAACCGATCACGACGACCTTGGCCGAGGGAGCGGCCTGGCGGACCGCGGCGTACGTCGTGGCGAGCGCGGGGGAGACCGTGGTGCGCGCGATGTTCTTGGCCTGCTCGACGCGGTTGACGCAGTCCTTGTCGTCGATGGTGAGGATGCACTGCTTGAGCACGTCGACGAAGCCCGCGTCGTTGCCGCCGACCTGGATGGTGACGAGTGTGGTGTCGGCGGTGAGCTTCGGGACCTGGGTGTTGATGACGTCCGCGGTCCGCGCGCCCGAGCAGGAGGCCTCGACGAACGTGGTCGACGGGTGCGCGGCCGCCCAGAGGCGCGGGTAGGCGAGCGGGCCACGACGGCATGAGTCGCTCGGGTTGTCGTAGGACCAGGTGCCCACGCCGACGGCGTAGGAGTCGCCGAGCGCGACGTACTTCGCGGGTGCGGCGTGCGCGACCGTGGTGGCGCCGAGTGCGGCTACGGCGGTCAGGAGCGCAGGGACGAGGAAGCGTAAGGCGCGCAAGGGTTCTCCCGGGGAGAGGTCGGGGTGACGCACCTACGAATAGCAACCCCGACGACGCAGGAGAAGGGAGTTAGGTGAAAGTTCTCGAAAATGCGGCCAGTCAGGTTAGTGAGTCCCAACGAAAGTCGTGGGTAATCAGCCGAACTTCGCCGCGGCGGCGATCCTGGCGTGCGCCTGCCGGGCTTCGCCGTTGAGCTCCGCCAGGATGGCTGTGGTGTTGCCTGGCGGATCGCCTTCGGGCAGCGCCTTGACCGGGGTCTCGATTTCCTCGCCGTCCTCGAGCACCACCCAGATCGAGCCGCGCACCGGCTCGAAACCGAGGTAGTGGGACGGAAGGTGGAAGAACTCCGCTACCTCGGCCCAGCCGAGCTCGCGGGACCTCGCCAGTCCGCGCAGCCGGACGCCGCTGTCGCTCGTGTAGATGCCGATCGTCTTGACTCGGTAGTGGAAGTAGGCGATCGCCGCCACGGTCGCGGTGCTCCACGCGAACTGAATGGCCCCATTCGCCGCGCCGAGCGCGGCGACGACCAGGAACGTCAGCGAGTAGCCGACGATGAAGGGGATCCGCCACCAGGTGTCGGGCGCCACCTGGCGCCATTTCGTCTTCTGGGTCATCCGTCCGGCTCCCTGTCGTGAAGGCACTGACCGAGGTGGTCTCAGTCTTGACACGCTCGGGAGGGCTCAGCGGTTGCCGATGATTTTCGATGCCTCGATGAAGACCGCGGTCCGCCGCTCCTCGGCCATCACGCGGTCGTACTCGTCCCAGTCGTCGTGGGTGCCGGTCGCGGACGTGAACACGTCGCGCAGCAGCTGCGGCAGCCGCGCGAGGTCGTAGGCGGGGTCGGGGTCGTCCGGGCCGATGAGCCTGGTGCCGCCCTGCACCGAGACCCATTCCCAGCCGCGCCGGAAGATGATCGTGGCGTGGCCGGCGCGGCGCAGCAGCGCCAGCTTGCGGGTGCCGCCGATGGCCACCAGGCCGACCGACGGGGCTCCGGTGATCGGGTCGTCGATCACCCCGGCGTTGACCACCGACGCGTGGACGGTGCCGTCGCTTCGCGTGGTCGCGATGGTCGCCAAGCCGTGCTCGGCGAGGGAGAGCTTCCGGACGAGATCCAGATCTGCCGCCATGAGACAAAAGTACGCCCGCCCGGCTTTGCAGGAAACCGGGCAATCAATCAGTGGCGCGAAGCGCCTCCGTTGAGGGTGGTGGTGGGTGACGGGCGGGCGTACGTCTTAAGGGGCGGAAATCAGCAGGCGCCGTCGTCGCGCCAGACGCCCCATTCGCCGGTCGTGCCCGGCTCCTCGCCCTGCGTCCACCACTTGGCGGTCCACTTGTGCGCGTTGTGGGACACGACGTTGCCGCCGGTGTAGATCGACGACGCGTTCCACGCGGGCTGGGTGCACGTGCCGGGCACGCCACCGTTGTCCCACGGGACCTGGCCGGAGGCGTAGAAGTTGATCGCCTGCGCCTTCCAGCGCGGCGCCTGGGCGCCGAGGCGGACCTTGAACGTGTTCCAGTCGTGCGTCGACCACGGCGACCAGCCGAGCTCGGCGTGCGCGGACAGGCGCGGGAACGCCAGGTACTCGATGTCCGCCGAGTTCTTGACCGTTTCGGTCCACAGTGGCGACTCGACGCCGCGGACGGCCGACTCGCCGACACCGCTCAGGTACGCGCCGGGGTTCCAGTTGTAGGCGTCCTGGACCTCGACGTAGCCCGCCCACGAGAGGCCGATCGGGCTGCTGGAGTTGTACTTCATGTCGAGGTAGGCCTTGTTGGCTGGCGAGAGGATCACCTTGCTGCCACGGGAAACCGCATTCGACACGCCACTGTCCGAAGTGGTCGTGCCCCAGAACTGCGGCGTCGCGTTGGCGGGCAGGGTGGCCTTGGCGATGTCGTGCCAGCCGATGGCCTGCTTGCCGTTGGCCGCGACGATCGGGAGGACCTTGTTGATGAACGTCAGGTAGTCCGCGGGCGGGGTCGCCGCGGCCTCGTCACCGCCGATGTGGAAGTACGGGCCGGGGGTCAGCGCCGAGATCTCGCGGATGACGTCCGACACGAACTGGTACGTGATGTCCTTCGAGATGCACAGCGAGCTGTAGCCGACCTCGATGTCCGTGCGCAGCGCGGGGGCGACGCCGTTGCAGTTCAGCTCCGCGTAGGAGGCCTGCGCCGCGTTGGTGTGCCCTGGCATGTCGATCTCGGGGATGATCGTGATGTGCCGCGAGGTCGCGTACGCGACGATGTCGCTGTACTGCGCCTTCGTGTAGTAGCCGCCGGCGCCGCCGCCGACCTGGGTGCTGCCGCCGTAGGTGGCGAGGCGGGGCCAGCTGTCGATCTGGATGCGCCAGCCCTGGTCGTCGGCCAGGTGCAGATGCAGGTTGTTGATCTTGTACTGGGCCAGCTGGTCGAGGTAGCGCTTGACGCTGGCGACCGGGTGGAAGTGCCGCGCGACGTCGAGCATCGCGCCGCGGTAGGCGAAGCGCGGGTAGTCGAGGATCGTCGCGCCGGGGATCGTCCACGGCCCGGTCTGCACGGTCGAGCTCTCGATCTTGCCGGGCAGCAGCTGGCGCAGCGTCTGCACGCCGCCGAACAGGCCGTCGGCCGTGATGGCGCGCAGCACGACCGTCGTCGCGGTCGAGACGAGCTGGTAGCCCTGCTGGCCGACGCTGGCGGGCGCGCCGTTCAGCAGCAGCGTGATGCCGTCGGCGGCCGGGGTCGCGGGCGCGTCGGCGACGGGCAGCGCGAAGCCGGTCGACTTACGCAAGATGGCCGCGAGGTAGTCGCCGACCTCCTTGGCAGGCGCGGAACCCGCCTCGGTGTAGATCTTCGTCGACGCCACCAGCGGGAAGGTGACACCCGCCGCGGCCTGGACCGAGACGGGGACGGGCACGATGCTCTGCAACGGCGGGGTGGCCGCGATGGCCGGGTTCTGGGTGGCCGCGGTGAGGCCACCGATCATGGTCGCGACGGCAAGGGCGACGCCCCACTTCCGTCCGCGCTGCGCTCTTGGGATCTTCATCGACATCCTCCTGGCGGCATCCAGGTCCCGGTAACCGGAACCCGCCTGGATACTGCCACTTTGAATCGGACAGGTCTAGACCAATAAGGGGTAAATTCCGGGTTCTGGGTAGGCTCGGGCCATGTTCGAGACCTTGCGTTTCCCGGTCATCGCCGCCCCGATGGCGGGTGGCCCGTCCACCCCCGAGCTCGTCGCCGCGGTGACCGGCGCCGGCGGCTTCGGGTTCCTCGGCGCGGGGATGCTGAGCCCGGACGTGCTGGCCGAGAAGATCGCCAAGACCCGGGAACTCACGAGCGAGCCGTTCGGCGTGAACCTCTTCGTGCCCGGCAAGCCGTCGACCGCCGATCTGAGCGGGCACCAGGAGCGCATGGCGGCCGAAGCGAGCCGCTACGAGGTCGACGCCGGCGCGCCGACCTGGGACGACGACAACTACCCGGCCAAGGTCGACGTGGTCGTCGAGCAACGGGTGCCGGTCGTCTCGTTCACGTTCGGCCTGCCGAGGCCGGAAGACGTGCGGCGGCTGCACGAGATCGGCAGCAAGGTCATCGTGACGGTCACGAAGCCGGAAGAGGCGCTGGAAGCCGAAAAGGCGGGTGCCGACGCGCTGGCCGTGCAGGGCTTCGAAGCGGGCGGACACCGCGGCATCTTCAAGGACGACCCGGACTCGCCTAGTGGCGGCGAGATCTACGGCGTTCTCGCGGCGCTGCGGCTTATCAAGGCGGTGACCGAGCTGCCGCTCATCGCCGCCGGGGGACTGGTGCACGGCGCCGACGTCGCGGCGGTGCTGGCCGCCGGCGCGGTGGCCGCGCAGCTCGGCACGGCGTTCCTGCGCGCGGACGAGGCGGGCACCCAGCCGACACAGCTGAAGGCGCTCGCGGTCGCGGACCGCAAGACCGACATCACCCGCGCCTTCAGCGGACGCCCCGCGCGTGGGCTGGTCAACCGGGTGATGACCGAGCTTTCGGCGCAGGCGCCGTCGGCGTATCCGGAGCTCAACAACCTGAGCAAGCCGGTGCGGGCCGCCGCCGCGAAGGCCGACGACCCGGAGGCCATGTCGCTGTGGGCCGGGCAGACCTACTCGGCCGCGACCGACGGCCCGGCCGCCGAGATCGTCGCGCGGTTGCGCGGCGAAGCTCGGGCGGCCGTCGACCGTGCGGCCAAGCTACTCGGCTGAGCGGTTCAAGATCGAGTTCCGCTTGCTGTAGGCGAAGTAGATCACCAGGCCGATCAGGAACCACACCGCGAACCGCAGCCAGGTCTCCGGCTGCAGGTAGGTGATCAGCCAGATCGAGAAGCCGATGCCGATCAGCGGCACCACCGGCATGCCGGGGGTCTTGAACGTGCGCGGCAGGTCGGGCTGCTTGTAGCGCAACACGATCACCGCGACGCAGACGACGACGAACGCGAGCAGGATGCCGATGTTGGTCAGCTCGGCCGCCTCGCCGATCGGCAGGAACCCGGCGATGATCGCCGCGGCGCCGCCCAGCACCCAGGTGAACCGGGTCGGCACGTGGCGCGTCGGGTGCGTCTTGCCGAACCACTTGGGCAGCAGGCCGTCGCGGCTCATCGAGTAGCCGATCCGCGTCGCGCCCATGAGGAAGGTGAACAGCACGGTCATGATGCCGACGATCGCGCCGATCGCGATCACCGTGGCCAGCCCGGACAGCCCGACCGACTTGAACGCGGTCGAGAAGCCGCTCTTCGGGTCGATCTCGGTGTAGTTCTGCATGCCGGTCAGCACCAGGCAGGCCAGCACGTAGAGCACCATCGAGATGCCCAGCGAGTACAGGATCGCCTTGGGCATGTGGCGCTGCGCGTCCTTGGACTCCTCGGCGGCGGTGCTCATCGCGTCGTAGCCGAAGACCGCGAAGAACACGGTCGCCGCACCGGTCACCGCGCCGCCGAACCCGGCTGGCGCGAACGGCGAGTAGTTGCCGGTCTTGATGTAGAAGAAGCCGACCAGCACGACCACGAGCACGATGAAGACCTTGAGGATGACCATCGCGGTCTCGAACCGCGCGGCCGCGCGGATACCGAGGTTCAGCAGGTAGGCGATCAGCAGGCAGAGGATGACCGCGAACAGGTCCACCTTGTGCCCGGTGCCGGTGCCGGGCGCGCCGAGCATCCACGCCGGCAGGTCGAGCCCGAGCTGCTGCAACAGGAAGCTGAAGTAGCCGGAGATGCCGATCGCGACCACCGCGACGATGGCGGTGTACTCCAGCAGCAGGTCCCAGCCGATGAACCAGCC encodes:
- the lepA gene encoding translation elongation factor 4; this encodes MTTFADTTFTPPAQIRNFCIIAHIDHGKSTLADRMLQLTGVVEARAMRAQYLDRMDIERERGITIKAQNVRLPWKVDGEDVVLHMIDTPGHVDFTYEVSRALEACEGAVLLVDAAQGIEAQTLANLYLALENNLTIIPVLNKIDLPSADPDKYAAEIAHIIGCEPDDVLRVSAKTGAGVGELLDAVVKQVPAPQGDADAPARAMIFDSVYDTYRGVVTYIRVVDGKITPRERIKMMSTGATHELLEVGIISPEPKPSKGLGVGEVGYLITGVKDVRQSKVGDTVTSERHGAKEALAGYREPKPMVYSGLYPVDGSDYPELREALDKLQLNDAALTYEPETSVALGFGFRCGFLGLLHLEITRDRLEREFGLDLISTAPNVVYRVVLEDGNEVIVTNPSDWPTGLKISEVHEPVSKVSILAPSEFVGTIMELCQTKRGVLLGMDYLSEERVELRYNLPLAEIIFDFFDTLKSRTRGYASLDYEEAGEQIADLVKVDILLQGETVDAFSAIVHKDAAYGYGNRMATRLRELIPRQQFEVPIQAAIGSRIIARETIRAIRKDVLAKCYGGDISRKRKLLEKQKEGKKRMKTVGRVEVPQEAFVAALSTEEPKGKK
- a CDS encoding Uma2 family endonuclease, with amino-acid sequence MTVMTDSQYLPPRPGPMTVHDLEGLPDDGRRYELVDGTLLVSPAPGRRHQKASARLYGVLEAACPPQFDVLAAPFAVRSGDKVELQPDLLVGWESEFTERNLPTAPVLAVEVLSPSTALHDLNTKKALYQRLGVRSYWVIDPDEPALTVFELNEEGVYQQVAKAAGDEPFVAIRPFPVRVIPNDLLGRLSES
- a CDS encoding beta-class carbonic anhydrase, coding for MSVTDELLANNARYTESFSGPLPLPPSKHVAVVACMDARINVYGVLGLNEGEAHVIRNAGGVVTEDEIRSLAISQRLLGTEEIILIHHTDCGMLTFTDDEFKNSIQEDVGVKPSWAAEAFSDLETDVRQSVARIKNSPFVPKKDHIRGFVFDVATGKLNEVV
- a CDS encoding SGNH/GDSL hydrolase family protein, yielding MRALRFLVPALLTAVAALGATTVAHAAPAKYVALGDSYAVGVGTWSYDNPSDSCRRGPLAYPRLWAAAHPSTTFVEASCSGARTADVINTQVPKLTADTTLVTIQVGGNDAGFVDVLKQCILTIDDKDCVNRVEQAKNIARTTVSPALATTYAAVRQAAPSAKVVVIGYPRMYKIGGNCGIFGLSDTERTALNSAADVIAEITAVRAADAGFTFLDGRTAFDGHGICTPTPWLTSLEWSKLDESYHPNTAGHRSGYLPALTAITG
- a CDS encoding pyridoxamine 5'-phosphate oxidase family protein; this translates as MAADLDLVRKLSLAEHGLATIATTRSDGTVHASVVNAGVIDDPITGAPSVGLVAIGGTRKLALLRRAGHATIIFRRGWEWVSVQGGTRLIGPDDPDPAYDLARLPQLLRDVFTSATGTHDDWDEYDRVMAEERRTAVFIEASKIIGNR
- a CDS encoding family 20 glycosylhydrolase; amino-acid sequence: MKIPRAQRGRKWGVALAVATMIGGLTAATQNPAIAATPPLQSIVPVPVSVQAAAGVTFPLVASTKIYTEAGSAPAKEVGDYLAAILRKSTGFALPVADAPATPAADGITLLLNGAPASVGQQGYQLVSTATTVVLRAITADGLFGGVQTLRQLLPGKIESSTVQTGPWTIPGATILDYPRFAYRGAMLDVARHFHPVASVKRYLDQLAQYKINNLHLHLADDQGWRIQIDSWPRLATYGGSTQVGGGAGGYYTKAQYSDIVAYATSRHITIIPEIDMPGHTNAAQASYAELNCNGVAPALRTDIEVGYSSLCISKDITYQFVSDVIREISALTPGPYFHIGGDEAAATPPADYLTFINKVLPIVAANGKQAIGWHDIAKATLPANATPQFWGTTTSDSGVSNAVSRGSKVILSPANKAYLDMKYNSSSPIGLSWAGYVEVQDAYNWNPGAYLSGVGESAVRGVESPLWTETVKNSADIEYLAFPRLSAHAELGWSPWSTHDWNTFKVRLGAQAPRWKAQAINFYASGQVPWDNGGVPGTCTQPAWNASSIYTGGNVVSHNAHKWTAKWWTQGEEPGTTGEWGVWRDDGAC
- a CDS encoding nitronate monooxygenase, yielding MFETLRFPVIAAPMAGGPSTPELVAAVTGAGGFGFLGAGMLSPDVLAEKIAKTRELTSEPFGVNLFVPGKPSTADLSGHQERMAAEASRYEVDAGAPTWDDDNYPAKVDVVVEQRVPVVSFTFGLPRPEDVRRLHEIGSKVIVTVTKPEEALEAEKAGADALAVQGFEAGGHRGIFKDDPDSPSGGEIYGVLAALRLIKAVTELPLIAAGGLVHGADVAAVLAAGAVAAQLGTAFLRADEAGTQPTQLKALAVADRKTDITRAFSGRPARGLVNRVMTELSAQAPSAYPELNNLSKPVRAAAAKADDPEAMSLWAGQTYSAATDGPAAEIVARLRGEARAAVDRAAKLLG
- a CDS encoding amino acid permease, with amino-acid sequence MTSGVFRRKPIEQIEDSSGEGGLTRTLGLWQLTAIGVGGIIGAGIFALAGSVAAGDKSAGIPGVGPAVLISFLIAGVASAAAAFSYAEFAGLIPKAGSAYTYGYAVLGEIVGWFIGWDLLLEYTAIVAVVAIGISGYFSFLLQQLGLDLPAWMLGAPGTGTGHKVDLFAVILCLLIAYLLNLGIRAAARFETAMVILKVFIVLVVVLVGFFYIKTGNYSPFAPAGFGGAVTGAATVFFAVFGYDAMSTAAEESKDAQRHMPKAILYSLGISMVLYVLACLVLTGMQNYTEIDPKSGFSTAFKSVGLSGLATVIAIGAIVGIMTVLFTFLMGATRIGYSMSRDGLLPKWFGKTHPTRHVPTRFTWVLGGAAAIIAGFLPIGEAAELTNIGILLAFVVVCVAVIVLRYKQPDLPRTFKTPGMPVVPLIGIGFSIWLITYLQPETWLRFAVWFLIGLVIYFAYSKRNSILNRSAE